The Triticum aestivum cultivar Chinese Spring chromosome 7B, IWGSC CS RefSeq v2.1, whole genome shotgun sequence genome window below encodes:
- the LOC123159534 gene encoding endoglucanase 17 isoform X2, translated as MASPAKAMVAAAAMLLLLSTATVAQHNYGDALHKSILFFEGQRSGRLPPDQRVRWRRDSALNDGATAGVDLTGGYYDAGDNVKFGFPMAFTTTLMSWGLIDFGKNFGSHGGEARAAVRWATDYLMKATATPNTVYVQVGDAFRDHSCWERPEDMDTPRTVYKVDPQHPGSDVAAETAAALAAGSIVFREADPAYSKRLLDRAISVFEFADKYRGAYSSSLYSAVCPCYCDYDGYQDELLWGAAWLHKASRQRVYRDYIKKNEVALGASDSINEFGWDNKHAGINILISKEVLMGKDSFFKSFQVNADNFICTLLPGISNHPQIEYSPGGLLFKVGNSNMQHVTSLSFLLLAYANYASHANVRVPCGGSSASPVVLRRVAKRQVDYILGDNPLRMSYMVGYGERFPRRIHHRGSSLPSVSAHPARIGCKAGTAYYGSSAPNPNLLVGAVVGGPSNTSDNFPDARAVFQQSEPTTYINAPLLGLLAYFSAHPNLPQSDGTD; from the exons ATGGCGTCGCCGGCGAAGGCAATGGTGGCAGCCGCGGCAATGCTGCTGCTCCTGTCGACGGCGACCGTGGCCCAGCACAACTACGGCGACGCGCTCCACAAGAGCATCCTCTTCTTCGAGGGCCAGCGGTCCGGCCGCCTCCCGCCCGACCAGCGCGTCCGCTGGCGCCGCGACTCGGCGCTCAACGACGGCGCGACCGCCGGG GTGGACCTGACGGGCGGGTACTACGACGCGGGCGACAACGTCAAGTTCGGGTTCCCGATGGCGTTCACGACGACGCTCATGTCGTGGGGGCTCATCGACTTCGGCAAGAACTTCGGGTCGCACGGCGGGGAGGCCCGGGCGGCGGTGCGGTGGGCGACGGACTACCtgatgaaggcgacggcgacgcCCAACACGGTGTACGTGCAGGTGGGGGACGCCTTCCGCGACCACTCGTGCTGGGAGCGGCCCGAGGACATGGACACCCCGCGCACCGTCTACAAGGTGGACCCCCAGCACCCGGGGTCCGACGTCGCCGCTgagaccgccgccgccctcgccgccggctcCATCGTCTTCCGCGAGGCCGACCCCGCCTACTCCAAGCGCCTCCTCGACCGCGCCATCTCC GTGTTTGAGTTCGCGGACAAGTACCGTGGGGCGTACAGCAGCAGCCTGTACTCGGCGGTGTGCCCCTGCTACTGCGACTACGACGGGTACCAGGACGAGCTGCTGTGGGGGGCGGCGTGGCTGCACAAGGCCTCCCGCCAGCGGGTGTACCGCGACTACATCAAGAAGAACGAGGTGGCGCTCGGCGCCAGCGACTCCATCAACGAGTTCGGCTGGGACAACAAGCACGCCGGCATCAACATCCTCATCTCCAAG GAGGTGCTGATGGGCAAGGACTCGTTCTTCAAGTCGTTCCAGGTGAACGCCGACAACTTCATCTGCACCCTCCTCCCGGGCATCTCCAACCATCCCCAGATCGAGTACTCACCAG GTGGCCTGCTGTTCAAGGTGGGCAACAGCAACATGCAGCACGTGACGTCGCTGTCGTTCCTCCTGCTCGCCTACGCCAACTACGCCAGCCACGCCAACGTGCGGGTGCCGTGCGGCGGCTCCTCCGCCTCGCCGGTCGTGCTCCGCCGCGTCGCCAAGCGCCAG GTGGACTACATCCTGGGCGACAACCCGCTGCGCATGTCGTACATGGTGGGGTACGGGGAGCGGTTCCCGCGGCGCATCCACCACCGCGGGAGCTCGCTGCCGTCGGTGTCGGCGCACCCAGCCCGGATCGGCTGCAAGGCCGGGACGGCCTACTACGGCAGCAGCGCGCCCAACCCGAACCTGCTCGTGGGCGCCGTGGTGGGCGGGCCCAGCAACACCAGCGACAACTTCCCCGACGCGCGGGCCGTCTTCCAGCAGTCCGAGCCCACCACCTACATCAACGCCCCGCTGCTGGGCCTCCTCGCCTACTTCTCCGCCCACCCAAACCTGCCCCAGTCCGATGGCACCGACTGA
- the LOC123159534 gene encoding endoglucanase 17 isoform X1 has protein sequence MASPAKAMVAAAAMLLLLSTATVAQHNYGDALHKSILFFEGQRSGRLPPDQRVRWRRDSALNDGATAGVRPMTSPSPLPLPCYALVVGLSKTWCCAQVDLTGGYYDAGDNVKFGFPMAFTTTLMSWGLIDFGKNFGSHGGEARAAVRWATDYLMKATATPNTVYVQVGDAFRDHSCWERPEDMDTPRTVYKVDPQHPGSDVAAETAAALAAGSIVFREADPAYSKRLLDRAISVFEFADKYRGAYSSSLYSAVCPCYCDYDGYQDELLWGAAWLHKASRQRVYRDYIKKNEVALGASDSINEFGWDNKHAGINILISKEVLMGKDSFFKSFQVNADNFICTLLPGISNHPQIEYSPGGLLFKVGNSNMQHVTSLSFLLLAYANYASHANVRVPCGGSSASPVVLRRVAKRQVDYILGDNPLRMSYMVGYGERFPRRIHHRGSSLPSVSAHPARIGCKAGTAYYGSSAPNPNLLVGAVVGGPSNTSDNFPDARAVFQQSEPTTYINAPLLGLLAYFSAHPNLPQSDGTD, from the exons ATGGCGTCGCCGGCGAAGGCAATGGTGGCAGCCGCGGCAATGCTGCTGCTCCTGTCGACGGCGACCGTGGCCCAGCACAACTACGGCGACGCGCTCCACAAGAGCATCCTCTTCTTCGAGGGCCAGCGGTCCGGCCGCCTCCCGCCCGACCAGCGCGTCCGCTGGCGCCGCGACTCGGCGCTCAACGACGGCGCGACCGCCGGGGTGAGACCAATGACCTCACcatctcctcttcctctgccctGCTATGCATTGGTCGTTGGTTTGAGTAAGACGTGGTGTTGTGCGCAGGTGGACCTGACGGGCGGGTACTACGACGCGGGCGACAACGTCAAGTTCGGGTTCCCGATGGCGTTCACGACGACGCTCATGTCGTGGGGGCTCATCGACTTCGGCAAGAACTTCGGGTCGCACGGCGGGGAGGCCCGGGCGGCGGTGCGGTGGGCGACGGACTACCtgatgaaggcgacggcgacgcCCAACACGGTGTACGTGCAGGTGGGGGACGCCTTCCGCGACCACTCGTGCTGGGAGCGGCCCGAGGACATGGACACCCCGCGCACCGTCTACAAGGTGGACCCCCAGCACCCGGGGTCCGACGTCGCCGCTgagaccgccgccgccctcgccgccggctcCATCGTCTTCCGCGAGGCCGACCCCGCCTACTCCAAGCGCCTCCTCGACCGCGCCATCTCC GTGTTTGAGTTCGCGGACAAGTACCGTGGGGCGTACAGCAGCAGCCTGTACTCGGCGGTGTGCCCCTGCTACTGCGACTACGACGGGTACCAGGACGAGCTGCTGTGGGGGGCGGCGTGGCTGCACAAGGCCTCCCGCCAGCGGGTGTACCGCGACTACATCAAGAAGAACGAGGTGGCGCTCGGCGCCAGCGACTCCATCAACGAGTTCGGCTGGGACAACAAGCACGCCGGCATCAACATCCTCATCTCCAAG GAGGTGCTGATGGGCAAGGACTCGTTCTTCAAGTCGTTCCAGGTGAACGCCGACAACTTCATCTGCACCCTCCTCCCGGGCATCTCCAACCATCCCCAGATCGAGTACTCACCAG GTGGCCTGCTGTTCAAGGTGGGCAACAGCAACATGCAGCACGTGACGTCGCTGTCGTTCCTCCTGCTCGCCTACGCCAACTACGCCAGCCACGCCAACGTGCGGGTGCCGTGCGGCGGCTCCTCCGCCTCGCCGGTCGTGCTCCGCCGCGTCGCCAAGCGCCAG GTGGACTACATCCTGGGCGACAACCCGCTGCGCATGTCGTACATGGTGGGGTACGGGGAGCGGTTCCCGCGGCGCATCCACCACCGCGGGAGCTCGCTGCCGTCGGTGTCGGCGCACCCAGCCCGGATCGGCTGCAAGGCCGGGACGGCCTACTACGGCAGCAGCGCGCCCAACCCGAACCTGCTCGTGGGCGCCGTGGTGGGCGGGCCCAGCAACACCAGCGACAACTTCCCCGACGCGCGGGCCGTCTTCCAGCAGTCCGAGCCCACCACCTACATCAACGCCCCGCTGCTGGGCCTCCTCGCCTACTTCTCCGCCCACCCAAACCTGCCCCAGTCCGATGGCACCGACTGA
- the LOC123159060 gene encoding uncharacterized protein At3g17950 yields MDLDDDTIPYSPSGDSSPSSSDLDTESTGSFFPDRSTTLGTLMGVSSFGGAGVQRRLTRAAPGQESERPTLAATEGQEGRRAGGWRRRRRRRGGSWWRLCRDDASGPPTRLGEFLDMERQHAGADFLCGGGGPQEPEAPSVAATPLFEDGRVRPPQQRAAPPEERGRWRLQRAAEGSSTSSSLARLPVLLTGICSGGAG; encoded by the exons ATGGACCTCGACGACGACACGATACCGTACTCCCCCTCCGGCGactcctcgccgtcctcctccgaTCTGGACACCGAG TCGACGGGCTCTTTCTTCCCTGACCGGAGCACGACGCTGGGGACGCTGATGGGCGTGTCTTCGTTCGGCGGCGCCGGTGTCCAGCGGCGGCTGACTCGGGCGGCACCAGGGCAGGAGAGCGAGAGGCCGACGCTTGCGGCAACGGAGGGGCAGGAGGGGCGGCGCGCGGGCGGGTGGCGAcggaggagacggcggcggggcgggAGCTGGTGGCGGCTGTGCCGCGACGACGCCAGCGGGCCGCCGACGAGGCTGGGCGAGTTCCTGGACATGGAGCGGCAGCACGCCGGCGCCGACTTcctgtgcggcggcggcggcccgcagGAGCCGGAGGCGCCTTCGGTGGCGGCGACGCCGCTGTTCGAGGACGGGAGGGTGCGCCCGCCACAGCagcgcgccgccccgccggaggAGCGCGGGAGGTGGCGGCTGCAGCGGGCGGCGGAAGGCTCGTCCACGTCCTCGTCGCTGGCCAGGCTCCCGGTGCTGCTCACCGGCATCTGCAGCGGCGGCGCAGGGTAG